The proteins below are encoded in one region of Hordeum vulgare subsp. vulgare chromosome 3H, MorexV3_pseudomolecules_assembly, whole genome shotgun sequence:
- the LOC123444647 gene encoding uncharacterized protein LOC123444647 has protein sequence MRKRRRGRPGRARLYASPPARGSRRGHVPEVGHGRGRVPTVGGGVGTHLNNCRGKLQKTPCSALATKPDTHPWPAPPWQRVVAFSPQAKRRDPTGGFSRVWTRRSARLGSAPMEAAEDAGGARSTARKLVPWSSWAEWRLVRDAIFSPYPDPGAALRRIAAWRSRGCLPIPVEVTAALFEIRLRDPFFRNGVASDDKLESDEMLALLYSMAIIRLVNGFMESPHKETGRSISDLAETVGVPRILVDIRHESSHRGIPSLRLLHLAAIKAFDWLKCNYWDSQTSAIPDVRLELSSVLHDIAQFLKGKDSENAKSGSKRKRSQKHILNAIKYVRRLYYTCPSEAISVLLEFFQLDAPEISDSDVHQADSLDGNPSSDVQSQNQISNGDMKTIITKLSEKEPRVLLGLLKSIIEMIEARNDLEHKGGSYACLPAESPTMKSLCSLVLWIVASIKELKDSGRIGLVHEIGVLSSDKNAVPRFCLAKLLQKFLTLPVIGERCIADAALLLIEMASNNNVKEKLRKLPLLSLRRSPKDCTLIESRILSNGQESVESATQKLEAFKLQLRKPDNASIAENGTEGTFNTSVPEKRNRWSVAKSWTPCPLGMIPCSYSSTAVLPVLDIIDDELEHDTAEHGNFEDDGQIEIADPEKQLDDEGFLEISRSPPEHGISVMPELIHGLKGTLLVGGVWKKVTEEELLSIKSSMKILL, from the exons ATGAGAAAGCGACGGCGCGGGCGTCCTGGCCGCGCTCGCCTTTACGCCTCTCCTCCGGCGAGGGGCAGCCGGCGAGGCCATGTGCCGGAGGTTGGCCACGGCCGCGGCCGCGTCCCCACGGTGGGAGGTGGGGTGGGGACGCACCTCAACAACTGTCGTGGCAAATTGCAGAAAACACCCTGCTCGGCGCTCGCAACCAAACCAGACACGCACCCTTGGCCGGCCCCACCCTGGCAGCGAGTCGTCGCCTTTTCCCCCCAAGCGAAACGGCGCGACCCCACCGGTGGGTTTAGTAGGGTTTGGACTCGCCGCTCGGCTCGGCTCGGCTCCGCTCCCATGGAGGCGGCGGAAGATGCCGGCGGCGCCCGCTCCACGGCCCGGAAGCTGGTGCCGTGGTCGAGCTGGGCGGAGTGGCGCCTCGTCCGCGACGCCATCTTCTCCCCCTACCCTGACCCTGGCGCCGCTCTTCGCAGG ATAGCGGCGTGGCGGAGCAGGGGATGCCTCCCCATCCCCGTGGAGGTCACCGCGGCCCTCTTCGAGATAAGGCTGCGGGATCCCTTCTTCCG GAATGGAGTGGCTTCGGATGATAAGCTGGAGTCAGACGAGATGCTCGCCTTGCTGTACAGCATGGCAATCATCAG GCTTGTAAATGGTTTTATGGAGAGCCCGCACAAGGAAACTGGTCGTTCAATATCTGATTTAGCTGAGACTGTTGGAGTACCACGAATTCTCGTTGACATTCGTCATG AAAGTTCACATCGCGGCATCCCCTCTCTGCGACTGCTACATTTGGCAGCCATTAAG GCATTTGATTGGTTGAAGTGTAATTACTGGGATTCCCAGACTAGTGCAATTCCTGATGTTCGACTAGAACTAAGCTCAGTATTGCATGATATTGCTCAATTCCTGAAGGGAAAAGATTCTGAAAATGCAAAATCAGGTTCCAAAAGGAAAC GTTCCCAAAAACATATTTTAAATGCCATAAAATATGTACGTCGACTTTACTACACATGTCCCTCTGAGGCTATCTCTGTTCTTTTGGAGTTCTTTCAGCTCGATGCCCCAGAAATCTCTGACAGCGATGTACATCAAGCTGATAGTTTGGATGGAAATCCCTCATCTGATGTTCAAAGTCAGAATCAAATATCAAATGGAGATATGAAAACCATAATAACAAAACTATCAGAAAAAGAACCAAGAGTGCTTCTTGGCTTACTAAAGTCAATAATTGAAATGATTGAGGCCAGGAATGACCTTGAACACAAAG GTGGATCATATGCATGCCTGCCAGCTGAGTCACCAACAATGAAAAGCTTGTGCTCCCTCGTTCTATGGATTGTCGCAAGCATAAAAGAGTTAAAGGATTCCGGCCGTATTGGACTTGTCCACGAGATAGGAGTACTCTCTTCAGACAAGAACGCTGTCCCTCGTTTCTGTCTCGCAAAACTTCTGCAGAAGTTCTTGACTTTGCCCGTTATAGGTGAAAGATGCATTGCAGATGCAGCACTATTGCTGATTGAGATGGCCAGCAATAATAACGTGAAGGAGAAACTGAGGAAGCTTCCTTTGTTGTCCCTGCGAaggtcacccaaagattgtacccTCATTGAATCCAGAATCTTGTCCAATGGACAAGAATCGGTTGAAAGCGCAACACAGAAGCTGGAAGCGTTCAAGTTGCAGCTGAGGAAACCAGATAATGCGAGTATAGCTGAAAACGGCACCGAGGGTACTTTCAACACAAGCGTGCCAGAGAAACGTAATAGGTGGTCTGTAGCGAAGTCCTGGACCCCCTGTCCGTTAGGCATGATACCTTGTTCATATAGTTCAACTGCTGTTCTTCCTGTCCTTGATATCATTGATGATGAACTGGAGCATGACACAGCTGAACATGGAAATTTTGAGGATGATGGTCAGATTGAAATTGCTGACCCCGAGAAGCAGTTGGATGATGAAGGCTTTCTAGAAATATCAAGATCGCCACCTGAACATGGGATTTCTGTTATGCCAGAACTGATCCATGGTCTCAAGGGTACATTACTGGTTGGTGGCGTGTGGAAAAAGGTGACTGAAGAAGAGTTGCTCTCCATAAAGTCAAGCATGAAAATTTTGTTGTGA